ACGATCTCCGTAAGAATAGTCCTTTCGTAATTTTGACCCTGTACCAGCGCCCGTAGATCATCGGGAATACAATCGGCGTTGGTGGAGGAAAATATCTCTGAAGCGAGCTGTACGGCGGCCCTGGCCTTCTTGTCGTTTGCCATGGACAAATAATAACGGGTCAACTCAAAGTATGTTTTGGCCAGTTCAATCTGGTTGCCCGATTCGCGGAGGCACTTGGCCGATTGATTAAAGAGATTGACAATCTCCTGGCTCGTTAATCCCTTGGATTTCTGGAGAAGCGCCTTATACCGGTACGCGATGCCACGCATAAATATATTCTTTACGCTTAGCATCCGTTCTATTTCCTGATCAAGCGATACGCCGGGCACTCTCGGCAGCTCCCCGCATTCCATAGCCCAGCCGAGCTCCATAAGATATGGGTAGAGCAAAAGGTTTGATTTCCGGACCGAACTGTTCCTCAAGAACTTTCGAAGATGCTGCAGGCATTCCCTGTGGTTACCCATATGCCGATAAGCAACCGCCAATTCAAGAGTCACGAGGTTTTCAATCCAGGTGTTATCGCTCTCCTGCGCTTCTTTTAAGGCAAGCTTCATGTATCGGAGGGCGTCTTCAGCCCGGTTTATGAGCAGCATCACCATGGAAATGGAAGAGTCGGCGTGCGCTGCAAGATAACGGTTATCTTTCTGAAAGCAATGGTCACGAATCGTGTCGAGCAATCCGAGCCCCTGCGTAGTCTGGCCCACCATGGCATAGCAGTGGCCTACCATCATGCCGGCGACAATGGGGAAATGACCTATCGGGTACTTTTCGACGTCGGGCACGGATTTCTCATAAACTTTGATGACCTCCCGGAATTGGCCCTGCCAGAAAAGAAAATAGATGCGAAACATGGTGATAGGGGCTGCCAGTTCCGGGTCGTCTGCATGTTTGATCCGGGATATGGCTTGTTCGAAACGCTGGGCTGCTTCGTTCAGGTGGGACGTCAGCCTTTCATATTTTGCAACGTGCATCTCCAAAAGTATTTCATACGCCGGTTTGTCCAACGATTTTACCCGCTCCCTGGCTTCCTTCAGGAAGGCGACGCATTGTTCCATATTGGTTCTGCCGCCATACACATTGGAATACCCTATTGCGGCCTTGATAAAGAGCCAATCTTCGTTTGCCCCCCCTTTGTCGGCAAGCTGTGCGAGCACATGAGTGAAACAGGACATAGCTTCATTCGAACGAAGGGATTGAGCGTAGATCTCTCCCGCTCTGATAATCCACTGGCATTCGGTCGCATCGTTCGGAATACAGGCAAGGTGTTCGGCAATCTCGAGTGCTTTTGCGTCGTCGTCGTGAAGATCCCGGATGAAGATCGCTGCCATCTGACGGTGATACCGTTCTTTTTCTTCGGTAGAGAGACGGCTGTATTGTTCCAGACGCCTTTCGCTGTTTCTGAAAGCGTACACGGCAGGCCTGATTCTGACGAGCAGTCCGCCCTGGACCTCTCGCTCGAGCATATCGAGTATCTTTGACGCCTTCATCCCTGTGAGTTCTTCGATCCAGTCCAAGGAGAACTCACCCTTAAACATTGAAGCTATGGATAGCAAAAAGTCTTCTTCGGGAGATTGCTGGCTCAAGGAAATCTGTTCGTTCTGCATGCGGGTACTCGTAAGAGTCCTGTAACCACACTTTGTTATCAAAATAGCAGCGCCATGTCAACATAATAAATCGCGTAAATAATGAAATATTGTTATTTACCGTGAAATATCACTGTATCCTTGCTTAAGCCTTCGGGACGAAAAAATAGGTTCTCAACCTGTTGAGATCCATTGAAGTAAAGGGAAATTGGAGTAGAAACGTGGCGCATGACAGTATTGACAAGACGGCTTGCCGTTTGTACCAAATCAAATAATGTGCAGATGGATGCCGTCTTCGCTATTTCGATGCAGGCTCTGAGGTGGAGGGAGAGGGGGACTGAAAAGGTAAGTTCCCCCTCTCTTTGAGAGAAGTTGTTGCTTACGGTTGCGCTATTTTGCAGCGTTGTATTGCGCTATGAGACGCTGCGCTTCGTTATAGATCTTAGTGCCCGGAAGACCTTTGAGGTCAAGGTCCTGGGCTTCTTTCAGGGCCATGGGCTTGATCGGCGCATAGAATTTAGCCATGTCTTCCTTTGAGAGCGTTATGAATTCAACTCCGAGCTTTCTTGCTACATCCATGGACTGTGGACTGTTCATCCACGTAAAATACGCATCAGTCTCCCGGCTATAGTACTCTATATTGTTCTCGAAAAC
The Syntrophorhabdaceae bacterium DNA segment above includes these coding regions:
- a CDS encoding sigma 54-interacting transcriptional regulator — encoded protein: MQNEQISLSQQSPEEDFLLSIASMFKGEFSLDWIEELTGMKASKILDMLEREVQGGLLVRIRPAVYAFRNSERRLEQYSRLSTEEKERYHRQMAAIFIRDLHDDDAKALEIAEHLACIPNDATECQWIIRAGEIYAQSLRSNEAMSCFTHVLAQLADKGGANEDWLFIKAAIGYSNVYGGRTNMEQCVAFLKEARERVKSLDKPAYEILLEMHVAKYERLTSHLNEAAQRFEQAISRIKHADDPELAAPITMFRIYFLFWQGQFREVIKVYEKSVPDVEKYPIGHFPIVAGMMVGHCYAMVGQTTQGLGLLDTIRDHCFQKDNRYLAAHADSSISMVMLLINRAEDALRYMKLALKEAQESDNTWIENLVTLELAVAYRHMGNHRECLQHLRKFLRNSSVRKSNLLLYPYLMELGWAMECGELPRVPGVSLDQEIERMLSVKNIFMRGIAYRYKALLQKSKGLTSQEIVNLFNQSAKCLRESGNQIELAKTYFELTRYYLSMANDKKARAAVQLASEIFSSTNADCIPDDLRALVQGQNYERTILTEIVSLTQEVGARHGGGKLLQNIVATVNRITGAERGALLLLEEQREEQKNGPILRLRASKNLTMEQIYDPAFASSRKMIERVITSGTGSIFETDDADGDPLSKQSNPLVRSSICVPLLLEKRVIGVLYHENRLLGNVFRNQDLNLLTFFAALATLYLYGERAHQDLDKILRKERQENFAGQKESVLPGYHESIVGTSPAIRHILVQANHVAKSDAAVLILGETGVGKNLLAEAVHRQSSRANGPFVTVQCSALTESLITSELFGHERGAFTGATNRYVGRIEMADKGTLFMDEIGDLSLEVQARLLRVLQSKEFERVGGGKDVLVSDFRLIAASNRDLLQEIKAGRFREDLYYRINVFPLTIPPLRERREDIPLLVRHFLKVHNASLGTNVLNVKQEVMGTLIRHDWPGNVRELENVVQRGIISSTGSDFRLPPFENAPTLDGKNGNAKTLKEKEREHILGALRETRWKVYGPGGAAELLDINASTLIYRMKKLDIVKPAIYNKRSA